One region of Wolbachia endosymbiont of Drosophila innubila genomic DNA includes:
- the ssb gene encoding single-stranded DNA-binding protein: MSGGTINKVILVGNLGKDPEIRTTQNGKEMASFSIATSESWTDKLSGMRSEKTEWHNIVIFSEGLVKIVKDFARKGSKVYVEGSLRTRKWTDQNGGERYTTEVVLYNFNSALTLLDSRNSAPNSDYKPSEYKQGETEQKDKHESFDNDIKDELLDDEIPF, from the coding sequence ATGTCTGGTGGTACCATAAACAAAGTCATACTAGTTGGTAATTTAGGAAAAGATCCTGAAATTAGGACTACACAAAATGGAAAAGAAATGGCAAGTTTTTCAATAGCCACGTCTGAAAGTTGGACTGACAAACTTTCCGGTATGCGCTCTGAAAAGACAGAGTGGCATAATATCGTAATTTTTAGTGAAGGATTAGTAAAAATCGTCAAAGATTTTGCACGTAAAGGCAGTAAAGTTTATGTTGAAGGTTCTTTGAGAACTAGAAAATGGACTGACCAAAACGGTGGTGAAAGATACACAACAGAGGTGGTTCTATATAATTTTAATAGCGCTCTTACTCTCTTGGATTCACGAAATAGTGCGCCAAATTCTGATTACAAGCCAAGTGAATACAAACAAGGTGAAACAGAACAAAAAGATAAACACGAAAGTTTTGACAACGATATAAAAGATGAACTACTCGACGATGAAATACCATTTTAA
- a CDS encoding IS5 family transposase (programmed frameshift): MRKKYPTDLSEREWARIEKHFRVSYKKGGRLPKYSKKEILEAIFYVLRTGCQWRYLPNDFPLWKTVYEQFRQWKKQGIFEKMNYEITKYSRRKIGKNEQPSACIVDSQSVKTTEKGGSKLYDGSKKVKGRKRHIITDTQGFILGCYVGAANENDRDGIKIALNNMRTKYTKVKKMWADMGYQGRNLKNHIKEEYDIDIEIVKRPPCRFWVHKDTPPELLPTREQGFKVQPRRWVVERTFAWVNRNRRLSKEYDLLTTSTENFIYLAMSRVMLKREYA, from the exons ATGAGAAAAAAGTATCCAACAGATCTAAGCGAAAGGGAATGGGCAAGAATAGAAAAACACTTCAGAGTATCATACAAGAAAGGAGGAAGGCTGCCAAAGTATAGCAAAAAAGAAATATTAGAAGCAATTTTCTATGTATTGCGTACAGGGTGTCAATGGCGGTATTTACCAAATGATTTTCCGCTATGGAAGACTGTGTATGAGCAGTTCAGGCAATGGAAGAAGCAGGGAATTTTTGAGAAAATGAATTATGAAATTACAAAATATAGTAGAAGAAAAATAGGAAAGAATGAGCAGCCGAGTGCCTGTATAGTAGATAGTCAATCTGTAAAGACTACAGAAAAGGGGGGATCAAAGCT CTATGATGGAAGTAAAAAAGTAAAGGGTAGAAAAAGGCATATAATTACAGACACTCAGGGTTTTATACTAGGTTGTTACGTAGGCGCTGCTAACGAAAATGATAGAGATGGTATTAAAATAGCATTAAACAATATGAGAACAAAATATACTAAAGTTAAAAAAATGTGGGCTGACATGGGATACCAAGGAAGAAATTTAAAGAATCACATAAAGGAAGAATATGACATAGATATTGAAATTGTTAAAAGGCCTCCATGTAGATTTTGGGTGCACAAAGATACGCCACCTGAGCTACTACCAACAAGAGAACAAGGGTTTAAAGTACAGCCAAGAAGATGGGTTGTAGAAAGGACTTTTGCTTGGGTTAATAGGAATAGAAGGCTATCGAAGGAGTATGATTTACTCACAACATCCACTGAGAATTTCATATACCTAGCTATGAGTAGGGTTATGTTAAAGAGGGAATATGCTTGA
- the lgt gene encoding prolipoprotein diacylglyceryl transferase, with amino-acid sequence MSLNPVIFSIGPVSIYWYSLAYVLGIVFAYWYLHKLDDQKIFTKNFYDSLLTATIVGIILGGRLGYVLIYDPVLYISNPIEILKTWEGGMSFHGGAIGVLLAVIISCKRHNIPTFYALDLVSCGVPIGLFLGRIGNFINGELFGRVTTMPWGMVFPESGDNLLHHPSQLYEALFEGLLLFAVANSLFFLTRIRLYHGALTGIAVMWYGIARFFVEFFREPDYQIGYLWLDLTMGQLLSIPMVLLGMLVYLGALNLKFNTKSVT; translated from the coding sequence ATGTCTTTAAATCCAGTAATTTTCAGCATCGGTCCTGTTTCTATATATTGGTATTCCTTAGCCTACGTTTTGGGTATAGTGTTTGCATATTGGTATTTACATAAGCTAGATGACCAAAAAATATTTACTAAGAATTTTTACGATTCGTTATTAACAGCCACTATTGTAGGTATTATCCTTGGAGGTAGACTTGGCTACGTATTGATATATGATCCAGTTCTTTATATAAGCAACCCTATTGAGATATTGAAGACCTGGGAAGGAGGGATGTCATTTCATGGTGGTGCTATAGGAGTTTTGCTTGCAGTAATAATTTCGTGTAAAAGACATAATATCCCTACATTTTATGCACTGGACCTAGTTTCTTGCGGAGTTCCCATAGGTTTATTTTTAGGTCGCATAGGCAATTTTATAAACGGAGAGTTATTTGGCAGAGTTACAACTATGCCATGGGGTATGGTATTTCCAGAGAGTGGTGATAATTTGCTGCATCATCCAAGCCAGCTTTATGAGGCACTTTTTGAAGGACTGCTACTTTTTGCAGTTGCAAATTCACTGTTTTTCTTAACTAGAATAAGACTGTATCACGGTGCGTTAACTGGTATTGCAGTTATGTGGTATGGAATAGCACGTTTTTTCGTTGAGTTTTTTCGCGAACCAGACTATCAAATTGGCTATTTGTGGCTTGATTTAACTATGGGGCAGTTGCTTTCTATACCTATGGTTTTGCTAGGAATGCTTGTATATCTAGGCGCATTAAATTTAAAATTTAATACGAAATCTGTCACATAG
- a CDS encoding type I secretion system permease/ATPase, whose protein sequence is MEITPSIKKELKQSTLYVCLEKCKSAFWFIFWFSAGINLLMLFLPLYISQVLDRVISSESVSTLTMLTIITLSAFACSAMLETCRYLAMAKIGDWIDKTATPDLIVRSIRLTSVQSSTSSGEAIRDLGVIKNFITGNGIFSLFDTPWSLIYLVVIFMIHTSTGFIAITGIIILVSMAIWNELATKRILQETNEETIRNINAIDVATRNAEVVEAMGMSEFIVSDWCKRNDQNRAMQIKAQNRSNVITGITKFLRSTLQISVIGTGALLAITAHKTAGSIIAASILMGRVLAPFDAAVHTWKFLNQARMSYGRLQRLILTSPKREQTMALPEPEGKLEFDRVFFTPYGSNKPTVKGISFIIDPGDVVGVIGASASGKSTIAKLTVGVWKPISGVVRLDGADVYTWNRENFGNYVGYLPQDIELFNTSVKANIARMRPDPNPEEIIKAAKIAGIHELILSLPNGYDTTIGGPGGVTLSGGQKQLLGLARAFYGHTKLLVLDEPNANLDSNGEACLINAIGIARKQNTTTVIITHKLPLLSVVDKVILMSDGIIYAMGPKDEILSKLVAPSSSTTEDERSSANG, encoded by the coding sequence GTGGAAATTACGCCATCAATAAAAAAAGAATTGAAGCAAAGTACTCTATATGTTTGCCTAGAAAAATGCAAAAGTGCATTTTGGTTTATCTTTTGGTTTAGTGCGGGAATCAATTTATTAATGTTATTCCTACCACTTTATATCTCTCAAGTGCTTGATCGGGTGATATCGAGCGAAAGTGTATCAACACTAACTATGCTGACAATTATCACTTTATCTGCATTTGCATGTTCTGCAATGCTTGAAACTTGTCGATATTTAGCCATGGCAAAAATAGGTGATTGGATCGATAAAACTGCAACACCAGATCTGATAGTAAGGTCAATCAGGCTAACGTCAGTGCAGAGCTCAACTTCAAGTGGTGAAGCAATACGAGATCTCGGAGTGATAAAAAATTTCATTACAGGAAATGGTATATTCTCACTGTTTGATACTCCATGGTCGTTAATTTACCTTGTTGTGATTTTCATGATACATACCTCCACGGGGTTTATAGCTATTACTGGAATTATTATATTAGTCTCTATGGCAATATGGAATGAACTTGCCACTAAACGAATATTACAAGAAACCAACGAAGAAACTATACGGAATATCAATGCTATAGATGTTGCAACAAGAAATGCAGAAGTGGTTGAAGCTATGGGCATGTCAGAATTCATAGTCTCTGATTGGTGTAAACGAAATGATCAGAACCGAGCAATGCAAATTAAAGCACAAAATCGCTCTAATGTAATTACTGGAATCACTAAATTTTTGCGCTCAACTCTGCAAATATCAGTAATTGGAACAGGTGCATTACTTGCAATCACAGCTCATAAGACTGCCGGTAGCATCATCGCTGCTTCAATTTTAATGGGTAGAGTATTAGCACCATTTGACGCTGCGGTTCATACTTGGAAGTTTTTAAATCAGGCTAGAATGTCATATGGAAGGCTACAAAGACTTATATTAACATCGCCAAAAAGAGAGCAAACGATGGCTCTACCAGAACCTGAAGGAAAATTGGAATTTGATAGAGTATTTTTTACTCCTTATGGAAGCAATAAGCCGACAGTAAAAGGAATATCATTCATTATAGATCCTGGAGATGTAGTTGGTGTTATTGGTGCAAGTGCTTCTGGTAAATCCACTATCGCAAAATTAACTGTTGGTGTATGGAAGCCAATATCTGGTGTAGTCAGACTAGATGGCGCTGATGTATATACTTGGAATCGAGAAAATTTTGGTAATTATGTTGGCTACTTACCTCAGGATATTGAGTTATTTAACACTAGTGTCAAAGCTAATATTGCTCGCATGAGGCCAGATCCAAATCCTGAAGAAATAATCAAAGCAGCAAAAATTGCAGGAATACATGAACTAATACTAAGCTTACCAAATGGATATGATACAACAATAGGAGGTCCTGGAGGAGTAACGCTCTCTGGCGGCCAAAAACAGCTTCTTGGACTTGCCAGAGCTTTTTATGGTCACACAAAACTTTTAGTACTTGATGAACCAAACGCTAACTTAGATAGCAATGGAGAGGCATGCTTAATTAATGCAATTGGCATTGCAAGAAAACAAAATACTACTACTGTTATCATCACTCACAAGCTACCGTTATTGTCCGTAGTTGATAAGGTGATCCTCATGTCAGATGGTATCATTTACGCTATGGGACCAAAAGATGAGATTTTGAGCAAATTAGTTGCTCCATCATCAAGTACCACAGAAGATGAGCGCTCTTCAGCAAATGGTTAG
- a CDS encoding ankyrin repeat domain-containing protein, which translates to MNLLVSGQPLNVNAEDDDRCTPLHLAAEGNHIEVVKILVEKADVNIKDADRWTPLHVAAANGHEDVVKTLIAKGAKVKAKNGDRRTPLHLAAKNGHEGIVKVLLEAGADPSLKDVDGKTPRDLTKDQGIIQLLEEAEKKQTLKNENKKTPKDLTENKDVMQLPEKKEEKQIGKNAIVKE; encoded by the coding sequence TTGAATTTACTAGTTTCCGGACAACCTCTAAATGTTAATGCAGAAGATGATGATAGATGTACACCTTTACATCTTGCTGCTGAAGGGAACCACATAGAGGTAGTAAAAATTCTAGTTGAGAAAGCAGATGTTAATATAAAGGATGCTGATAGATGGACTCCTTTGCATGTTGCTGCTGCAAATGGCCACGAAGATGTAGTAAAAACTCTAATCGCAAAAGGAGCAAAGGTTAAGGCAAAAAATGGTGATAGACGTACTCCTTTACATCTTGCTGCTAAAAATGGCCACGAAGGTATAGTAAAAGTTCTGCTAGAAGCTGGAGCAGACCCTTCATTAAAAGATGTTGATGGAAAAACGCCAAGAGACCTCACTAAAGATCAAGGTATAATTCAGCTTTTAGAGGAAGCGGAAAAAAAGCAAACGTTAAAAAATGAGAATAAAAAAACGCCAAAGGATCTTACTGAAAATAAAGATGTAATGCAGCTTCCAGAGAAAAAGGAAGAAAAACAAATTGGAAAAAATGCAATTGTGAAAGAATAA
- the ligA gene encoding NAD-dependent DNA ligase LigA has translation MTNLEKMREKLQDQINYHNVLYHQKNKPEISDAEYDELKKKLAEIEPEIYATQDSVGAPPDERFSKVEHQEPMLSLENAYDEQGVEKFLSKIKRFLIEDKIEILCEPKIDGLSFSAIYEDGRFVKAATRGDGFVGEDVTHNVATIKGFPKFLQGVQGRLEVRGEIYISNSDFLKLNENDEFANPRNAAAGSLKQLDANITASRPLRYFAYSLIGGAEKSQSEVLNKLEALGFCVNEHQSLTSSLDGMLKFYNEVYNCRYNLDYDIDGIVYKVNDLVLQNRLGNTHKAPRSALAYKFSAVYAKTKLNKIFIQVGRTGVLTPVADLVPVNVGGVLVSRASLHNQDEIKRKDIREGDIVTIKRAGDVIPQIVEVSRDSRLPNTPEFVFPEVCPECGSKVRQVEGEAAVRCPEEFACKAQMIEKLKHFVSKDAFDIVGLGDKQIEFFYDLGLIKQIHDIFTLEERLDEFNLEEQSGWGEKSIANLLNSIQSRRVITLDRFIFSLGIRFIGQVAAELLADYYVSYNNWYNSMIELSLDNTELVGIDGIGKKGAESLESFFSKEHNIKMLNDLTACLQILPVSSNSSNSVLNNKIIVFTGKLLAMSRGEAKVRAKTLGAKVSSHLSAKTDYLIAGEKPGSKYKKAVELGVEILDEDQWHKVISLGVFK, from the coding sequence ATGACTAACTTAGAAAAGATGAGAGAAAAACTGCAAGATCAAATAAATTATCATAATGTTTTGTATCACCAAAAAAATAAGCCAGAAATAAGTGATGCTGAATATGATGAACTGAAGAAAAAGTTAGCTGAAATAGAGCCAGAAATTTATGCAACACAAGATAGTGTTGGTGCTCCACCTGATGAGAGGTTTTCTAAGGTGGAACATCAAGAACCTATGCTTTCCCTTGAGAATGCTTATGATGAACAAGGTGTAGAGAAATTTTTGTCTAAAATAAAGAGGTTTTTAATTGAGGACAAAATAGAGATATTATGTGAACCAAAAATTGATGGGTTGTCGTTTTCTGCAATTTATGAGGATGGAAGATTTGTTAAAGCTGCAACTCGAGGTGATGGTTTTGTAGGGGAAGATGTCACTCACAATGTTGCAACAATAAAAGGCTTTCCTAAGTTTTTGCAAGGTGTGCAAGGAAGACTAGAAGTAAGAGGTGAAATATACATCAGTAACAGCGACTTTTTAAAGTTAAATGAAAACGATGAATTTGCCAATCCTCGAAATGCAGCCGCTGGTTCTCTAAAGCAATTGGATGCAAACATTACAGCAAGCAGACCTCTTAGATATTTTGCTTATTCTTTGATTGGTGGAGCAGAGAAAAGTCAAAGTGAGGTACTAAATAAGCTTGAGGCACTTGGTTTTTGCGTAAATGAGCATCAGTCCTTAACGAGTAGTTTAGATGGAATGCTGAAGTTCTATAATGAAGTCTATAACTGTCGCTATAACTTGGATTATGATATTGATGGGATAGTCTATAAAGTAAATGATTTGGTACTACAAAATCGTCTAGGGAATACTCACAAAGCACCGCGCTCAGCACTTGCATACAAGTTTTCTGCGGTTTATGCAAAAACAAAGTTAAACAAGATATTTATACAGGTGGGCAGAACAGGGGTTTTAACTCCAGTTGCAGATTTAGTGCCAGTCAATGTTGGTGGGGTGCTAGTTAGTAGAGCAAGTCTGCATAACCAAGATGAGATAAAACGTAAAGACATAAGAGAGGGAGATATTGTAACAATCAAAAGGGCAGGTGATGTAATTCCCCAGATCGTTGAAGTAAGCAGAGATTCTCGTCTTCCAAATACACCTGAATTTGTGTTTCCTGAAGTATGCCCTGAATGTGGTAGTAAAGTACGTCAGGTTGAGGGAGAGGCAGCAGTAAGATGTCCTGAGGAATTTGCCTGTAAAGCTCAAATGATAGAAAAACTAAAGCATTTTGTATCGAAAGATGCATTTGACATTGTTGGCCTTGGTGATAAGCAGATAGAGTTTTTTTACGACCTTGGTCTGATAAAACAAATCCATGATATTTTTACTTTAGAAGAAAGATTGGATGAATTTAATCTGGAAGAACAGTCTGGTTGGGGCGAGAAATCTATAGCTAATTTGTTAAATTCTATACAAAGCAGAAGGGTAATAACTCTAGATAGGTTTATATTTTCTTTAGGTATTAGATTTATTGGCCAAGTTGCAGCAGAATTGCTTGCAGATTATTATGTTTCTTATAATAACTGGTATAATTCGATGATTGAACTGTCATTAGATAATACTGAGCTAGTAGGTATAGATGGCATAGGAAAAAAAGGGGCTGAATCTTTGGAATCATTTTTTTCTAAGGAACATAACATCAAAATGTTAAATGATCTTACTGCTTGTCTTCAAATTCTTCCTGTGAGCTCCAACTCTAGTAACTCTGTTTTAAATAATAAAATTATAGTGTTTACTGGTAAGCTACTTGCTATGAGTAGAGGAGAGGCAAAAGTAAGAGCCAAAACTCTGGGAGCAAAGGTCAGCTCACATCTTTCTGCTAAAACTGACTACCTAATTGCAGGAGAAAAACCAGGATCCAAATATAAAAAGGCAGTGGAATTAGGTGTAGAAATTTTAGATGAAGACCAGTGGCATAAAGTGATAAGTTTGGGAGTGTTCAAATGA
- the gltX gene encoding glutamate--tRNA ligase gives MLTRFAPSPTGYLHVGNVRTALVCWMYTRNQNGKFLLRFDDTDLQRSDVKYINDIIEDLKWIGIDWDASFKQSERFERYNEVFLQLIKEGHIYACYETREELDIKRKLQLKQGFPPVYDRSALLLTEQEKIRYEQEGRRPHFRFKLDRNEVVKWNDEVKGEINIATSSVSDPVVKREDGIYTYMLPSVTDDVDFNVTHIVRGEDHVTNTAVQIQMIKALKAKIPTFAHLSLLHFDDSKISKRKGGLDIKSIKEDEIEPMALVSYLVKLGTSNPIEACACMQSLIDSFDIKKFSSASAQFSLSEMYKLNSKVLQQMLFEMVQDRLNQIGVGSSEFWYFIRNNIERFSEVAKWWKICKSDIEPVILDKELIKIAFNALPQGDCNENTLSEWVKTIRQTVDIKAKNLFTQLRSALTGTETGPELAKLLIFIGKENIIARLKEK, from the coding sequence ATGCTAACAAGATTCGCTCCAAGCCCAACTGGCTACCTCCACGTAGGAAACGTACGAACTGCCTTGGTTTGTTGGATGTACACACGCAATCAAAACGGAAAATTTTTACTCCGTTTTGATGATACTGACCTTCAGCGTTCAGATGTCAAATATATAAATGATATCATAGAAGACCTAAAATGGATTGGCATAGATTGGGATGCAAGTTTTAAGCAATCAGAGCGCTTTGAGCGTTACAATGAGGTGTTTTTGCAGTTAATAAAAGAAGGGCATATTTATGCATGCTATGAAACAAGAGAAGAGTTAGACATTAAACGAAAATTGCAGTTAAAACAAGGATTTCCCCCGGTATATGACAGAAGCGCGTTACTTCTAACTGAGCAAGAGAAAATTCGTTATGAGCAAGAAGGACGAAGACCACATTTTAGATTTAAATTGGATAGAAATGAAGTTGTAAAATGGAATGATGAAGTTAAAGGTGAAATAAATATTGCAACCAGTAGCGTCAGCGACCCTGTGGTAAAAAGAGAAGATGGAATTTACACATACATGTTACCTTCTGTTACTGATGATGTTGACTTTAATGTAACTCATATTGTACGCGGGGAAGATCATGTAACTAATACCGCAGTGCAAATCCAAATGATTAAAGCATTAAAAGCGAAAATCCCTACATTTGCTCACCTGTCTTTGCTACATTTTGATGATAGCAAGATATCGAAACGGAAAGGCGGGCTGGATATCAAATCTATAAAAGAAGATGAAATTGAACCGATGGCACTAGTTAGTTATTTAGTGAAGCTTGGAACATCCAATCCAATTGAAGCTTGCGCCTGTATGCAATCTTTGATTGATTCATTTGACATTAAAAAATTTAGCTCAGCATCTGCACAATTCAGCTTGAGTGAAATGTATAAGCTAAATAGCAAAGTGCTGCAACAAATGCTATTTGAAATGGTGCAAGACCGTTTAAATCAAATTGGAGTGGGCTCCTCAGAGTTTTGGTATTTTATAAGGAACAATATAGAAAGGTTTTCTGAGGTGGCCAAGTGGTGGAAAATATGCAAATCTGATATAGAGCCTGTGATTCTTGATAAGGAGCTTATAAAAATTGCGTTCAATGCATTGCCCCAAGGTGATTGTAATGAAAACACGTTGTCAGAATGGGTCAAAACTATTCGACAAACAGTGGATATAAAGGCAAAAAACCTATTTACGCAGTTGCGTTCAGCTTTAACAGGAACAGAAACAGGACCAGAGCTCGCTAAACTATTAATTTTTATCGGCAAAGAAAATATCATTGCAAGGTTAAAAGAAAAGTGA
- a CDS encoding DegQ family serine endoprotease produces MKSKAFILSIFAYFLIAFSSYANMFDWNAKKVVDASTTACNCNQGLADLVEELIPAVVNISSEQIIKQENNSRTRVPSMPGNNFFDDFREFFEHFDQFFMDRGPSVNKEVVLLGSGFIIDKGGTIVTNYHVIKNAKDITVTMNDNTYFKAEVLGYDARTDLAVLKINSNKDLSSVAFGDSDKARVGDTVMAIGNPFGLGGSVSTGIISARSRDISIGTMNEFIQTDAAINRGNSGGPLFDLNGKVIGINTAIYSPSESGGNVGIGFAIPSNLAMSIIDTLKSGKKIKHGWLGVQVQPITKEFAESLGLKDIKGALVASIVKDSPAEKGGIKVGDILLEFDGKKIDRMTQLPQMVSRAGPEKKVQVKLLRKSKEVNIKVVIGESTNDGQDNNQEENKSTSDYVTGLTVSNLPKESKESKNNVPTKGVIVTNVDSNSNATLRGIKKGDIIIQLDGTDIENTNDFQKQVDSAVKKNGKDSIMLLIYRNGNQFFTSIKLKK; encoded by the coding sequence ATGAAAAGTAAGGCATTTATTTTATCTATATTTGCATATTTTCTAATTGCGTTTTCTTCGTATGCTAATATGTTTGATTGGAATGCAAAAAAGGTCGTTGATGCTAGCACTACTGCATGCAACTGTAATCAAGGACTTGCCGATTTAGTGGAAGAACTCATTCCTGCGGTTGTAAATATTTCAAGCGAACAAATCATCAAACAAGAAAATAACAGCAGAACTAGAGTTCCATCTATGCCAGGAAATAATTTTTTTGATGATTTTAGAGAGTTTTTTGAGCATTTTGATCAGTTTTTTATGGATAGGGGCCCTAGTGTTAACAAAGAGGTGGTGTTGCTTGGTTCTGGGTTTATTATAGATAAAGGTGGAACTATAGTAACCAATTATCACGTTATTAAAAACGCCAAAGATATCACAGTTACTATGAACGATAATACTTATTTCAAAGCAGAAGTTTTAGGCTATGATGCAAGAACTGATCTTGCTGTGCTTAAGATTAATTCTAATAAAGATCTTTCTTCTGTTGCATTTGGTGATTCTGATAAAGCAAGGGTTGGTGATACGGTTATGGCAATAGGTAACCCATTTGGTTTGGGTGGCTCTGTAAGCACAGGAATTATATCTGCAAGGTCCAGGGACATTAGTATTGGCACTATGAATGAATTTATTCAAACTGATGCTGCAATTAATAGGGGTAATTCTGGAGGACCGTTATTTGATTTAAATGGAAAAGTTATAGGTATTAATACTGCTATCTATTCTCCATCTGAGTCTGGCGGCAACGTGGGTATAGGTTTTGCCATACCATCTAATTTAGCTATGTCAATTATTGACACATTAAAAAGTGGCAAGAAAATAAAACATGGTTGGCTTGGTGTGCAAGTTCAGCCTATAACGAAAGAATTTGCTGAGTCCTTGGGTTTAAAAGATATAAAAGGCGCATTGGTTGCAAGTATAGTAAAGGATAGTCCTGCAGAAAAAGGTGGGATTAAAGTAGGTGATATATTATTAGAATTTGACGGTAAAAAAATCGATAGAATGACACAATTACCTCAAATGGTTTCAAGAGCTGGACCTGAGAAAAAAGTGCAAGTTAAGTTACTTAGAAAGAGCAAAGAGGTTAATATTAAAGTTGTGATCGGAGAATCTACAAATGATGGCCAAGATAACAATCAAGAAGAAAATAAATCAACATCTGATTATGTAACCGGTTTAACTGTTTCAAATCTGCCAAAAGAATCAAAAGAAAGTAAAAATAATGTACCTACAAAAGGTGTGATAGTTACCAATGTAGATAGTAACAGTAATGCCACGTTGCGTGGTATTAAAAAAGGAGACATTATTATCCAATTAGATGGAACCGATATAGAAAATACTAATGATTTTCAAAAACAAGTTGATTCAGCAGTAAAGAAAAACGGTAAAGATTCAATAATGTTGCTCATTTACCGCAATGGAAATCAATTCTTTACTTCGATAAAGTTGAAGAAATAG
- the dapA gene encoding 4-hydroxy-tetrahydrodipicolinate synthase: MKSTFLWTACVTPFNCNGDSIDYSSLQRLLTMQVKAENGVVLLSSTGESLSLTDSEKRTLVEFVCKLKLNTKIIIGVPGVNLYQTLEWLDFCKGMPIHGYLMTTPIYAKPGIMGQTLWFEKLLEKAHVPVMFYNIPSRAGINLHAETVRNLSSHEKFWAIKDSSGTVDTLAQYKKVAPNIEVFCGDDNMISDMAAYGAAGLVSVASNVWPYVAHEYVKKCLNGRNPQADIWQQACEALFIASNPIPTKALLHDIGLIEHQTVRLPLSTEDLPSVEKLRQVNKMILGWKELATL; the protein is encoded by the coding sequence TTGAAATCTACATTTTTATGGACTGCTTGTGTTACTCCTTTTAATTGCAATGGAGATAGTATAGATTATAGCAGTTTGCAGCGTTTACTGACAATGCAAGTTAAAGCTGAAAATGGCGTAGTGTTGCTGAGTAGCACAGGTGAGAGCCTATCGCTTACTGATTCTGAAAAGCGTACATTAGTTGAATTCGTATGTAAGCTAAAATTAAATACGAAAATTATAATTGGCGTACCAGGAGTGAATCTATATCAGACTCTTGAATGGCTTGATTTTTGCAAGGGTATGCCTATTCATGGCTATCTAATGACAACTCCCATTTATGCAAAGCCCGGAATTATGGGGCAGACTTTATGGTTTGAAAAGCTGCTTGAGAAAGCACATGTGCCGGTTATGTTTTACAATATTCCATCAAGAGCAGGAATAAATCTTCACGCTGAAACTGTACGCAACTTATCCAGCCACGAAAAATTTTGGGCTATCAAAGATTCAAGTGGCACTGTTGATACTTTAGCTCAGTATAAGAAAGTTGCACCAAATATTGAGGTCTTTTGTGGAGATGATAATATGATATCCGATATGGCCGCTTATGGTGCGGCTGGCTTGGTTTCCGTTGCTTCCAATGTTTGGCCATATGTAGCACATGAATATGTTAAGAAGTGCCTCAATGGCAGGAACCCTCAGGCAGATATCTGGCAACAGGCTTGCGAAGCCCTATTTATTGCCAGCAACCCAATACCCACTAAAGCACTTTTGCATGATATTGGGCTCATAGAACATCAAACTGTCCGCCTACCGCTCAGCACAGAAGACTTGCCTTCTGTTGAAAAATTGAGGCAAGTCAATAAAATGATTCTTGGATGGAAAGAATTGGCTACTCTCTAA
- the smpB gene encoding SsrA-binding protein SmpB, with amino-acid sequence MEVIAENRKARFEYFILEEFEAGMVLLSSEVKSLRERKVNISDAYVVEKNSEVWLHNMHIAEYKAANRKNHKPKRERKLLLHKKEINKLIGQIKTAGITVVPLSVYFNDKGFAKTKIAIVKGKKLYDKRATIKQREWDREKSRLSKNNL; translated from the coding sequence ATGGAAGTTATTGCAGAAAATAGGAAAGCAAGGTTTGAATATTTCATCTTAGAAGAATTTGAAGCGGGTATGGTCTTATTAAGCAGTGAAGTTAAATCGCTAAGAGAAAGAAAAGTAAATATTTCCGACGCCTACGTTGTTGAAAAGAATAGCGAAGTATGGCTGCACAATATGCATATTGCAGAATATAAAGCTGCGAACCGAAAAAATCATAAACCAAAAAGGGAACGTAAATTACTCTTGCATAAAAAGGAGATAAATAAACTAATTGGTCAAATCAAGACTGCTGGGATAACTGTTGTGCCGCTTTCGGTCTATTTTAACGATAAAGGATTTGCAAAAACTAAAATTGCCATTGTAAAAGGAAAAAAACTCTACGATAAGAGAGCAACCATAAAACAGAGAGAGTGGGATCGTGAAAAAAGTAGATTGTCTAAGAATAATTTATAG